The segment AAGCACCGCGACCAGCGCCACGAAAGCGGCAATCGGCAGCTTGATCATCCAATTGCGCTGCCGGTACCAGCCGTGAGCGGCAAGGAAGGGCCAGAGGATCCAGACGACGAGAAGCCCCAGGCCGCGCGCAATGGCACTGCCGATCCGCTTGAAGAACGCAGTGATCGAATCAAGCATGAACCTCTCCTTTGCTGCGGCTGCGCGTCCGTCTGACTGGCAATGAACGCAGGACCCCTTGCGCCTCCCACATGAACCGAAAATCGCTGCGGATTTTCATGCATGCAGAGGCACGTCGCTATTCTCGCCCAAGCAAATATGTGTTCCCGAAGAAGACAGCAACCGGGTGTTGTCATTTTTCAATCAATGATCAGGTCTCCGGCTCGGTCTCTTCCGACGGCTCGGCATCCGCGGCAGGCATAGCCAGCAGATGCGGCTCCAGCCGCCGGGTAAAGATGTCATCGGCACGGGCCTTGCGCGATGCGAGATCGTGCCCCGCAAGCACGTTCGCCTCGAAGGCGGCAATCAGAGCGGCGACTGCAGTTGGCCTTTCCGTGCTCGGCAGCGGCGGTACGGCTTCCGATGTCACCGCCTTCAGCAAGGCAATCCGCTGCTCGATGTCGATGGCAAGCTTGCCCGCCATCGCATTGATGGCGGCAATTTGCACGTTCAGGACGTTCACCAGCTCCTCGTAGATATCGATCAGCCGCTGCAGTGCAGCCCGTCCCGGTTGCAATGCCCGCTCCTGCTCATGCAGATCATTCTGCTCGGCGGTCAGCCGGCTGTATTCCGCCTCCAATTCGGATCGTGACCCTGCGTCGTGAGCCGAGGAAATGCTGCTGCGCCGGTCGAAAATTCTTGGAATCAAGCCATCTGCCCGGCGCTGCACCTCCTCTATCTCGAAATCGATATGTTGTCGCCGCTCGATGACCCGCACCAGATGCGCCTCGCAATCGCGAAAGGACCGAACCAGCGCCAACCGGGCCGCCTTGAACTGCGCATCGAGCGAAGCCGAAGCTGCGAGCGCCGCTTCGAGATCGGCCGCGATCGACGTCGGCTTGGCGTGGCTCTGCCCGATCCTGCGCCCGAGCAGCCCGGAGGTGTCGATCCCGGCCTTCTCATCGAACAGCCGCCGATGCTGCAAATCAGCAGTCGCGGTCAGCGAATCCAGTTGCTTCACCAACGACAGAGCCAGAGTTTTCCAGCGGCCGAGCAACGCAATCGTCTCGCGCACCAACGCCTCTTCCACCGGGAAATTGATGGCTTCGAGACGCCCATTGCCCTTAGCATTGCTGCCGAGCCCGGCATTGGCCGCATCCATGCCCTTGATCGCATCGTCGAGCGCCGCGCGGGCCTTGTCGATCTCGCCGTCGAAAGAATGGGCCTTGACCATGAAAGCGTCTCTCAATTGCCGTTGTCGGCGAGACTAACCGCTTAAATGCGCAAAGAAAATGCCCACCGTGCAAACCTGCCTCAGTGTGCGACAGCCGGGCTCTTCAAATAGGCAATCAGATTGTCCAAATCCTTGTCGCTCTTCAAACCGGGAAAGGTCATTTTCGTACCTTTCACAAGGAATTGCGGACTGGGCAGGTATTTTCTGAGCAACGCCTCATCCCAGACCTTGCCGTCGGCCCCGAACGCTTTCATCGCCGGCGAGTAGTTGTAGTCCGGCACGGTCGCAACGGGACGACCGACCACGCCCATCAGCGACGGCCCGACATGGTTCTCATGTTCGGTGGCCGTGTGACAGACGGCGCACTTCTTGAAGACTGCCGCACCGGCAACTGCGTCTCCGTCGGCAAGCGCGGCCGAAGCGGAAAAAAGAACGGCGGCCACGGCCGCCAGACAGCGCAATTTCATGTTTCCTCCACCATCGAATGTTCCCGCTTGCACGACCATAGAGAAATTCGCCGCCGCCTGCCGGATGACGCGATGCCGCGGATAGTTCACTCCCCGGCCATCGCCTCCTCCCAGTGACGACGGCAGAGCGAAACATATTTGTCGCTGCCGCCGATCTCGATCTGCGCGCCCTCGTGCACCACTCTGCCCTGTCCATCCAGGCGCACCAGCATCGTCGCCTTGCGGCCGCAGTGGCAGATCGTCCGCACCTCGCGCATCTCGTCGGCAATCGTCAGAAGCTCCTGCGAGCCCGGAAACAGCTTGCCTTGGAAATCGGTGCGCAGCCCATAGGCCATGACTGGCACGCCAAGGCGATCGACGATGTGGGCAAGCTGCCAGACCTGCTCGCGCGACAGAAACTGCGCCTCGTCGACGAAGACGCAGGCAAGCGCTTCCTCGGCGTGCAGATTGTCCGCCATCGCAAAGAGATCGTCCGCTTCATCGAAAGGCGTGGCCTCCATCTCCAAGCCGATGCGCGAAGCGATCTTGCCACGACCGGCGCGGTCATCGAGCGCCGCGATGAAGGCAACCGTCCGCATGCCGCGCTCCTGATAGTTATAGGCCGCCTGCAGCAGCATGGTCGACTTGCCGGCATTCATCGTCGAATAATGGAAGTAGAGCTTGGCCATGATAGTCTCCTTGAGCGTTTCATGGGTTCTCCCTTATGCGAAGGAAAGATGCCTTCGGCGAAAACCACAGGAATTGCAGGCTCCTCTGAGACAAGATCGGCTCGGCGACACAGCGCTGAAAAAATATTGGGGAGTCGCAATCAGCCCCTCCAAACCGACGCAAATACAATGAGGTCGCTTGAAAATGTCCGTTATTGGTGGTTGCTTGGGAACGTCACACTGGGAGTCACACAATGATAAAAATGACTTTAACCTCTTTTGCCTTCGCCTCAGCCCTTTCCATGCTGACGCTGGGCGCAACCACCGCATCCGCCGCTGAGCCGGCAAGCTGTGGCACCGTGCATTTTGCCGATGTCGGCTGGACCGACATCACCTCCACCACGGCGACGGCCTCCGTCCTTCTGAAGGCTCTCGGCTACGACACCGACGTCAAGGTGCTCGCCGTACCGGTGACCTATCAGTCCTTGAAGAACAAGGACATCGACGTGTTCCTCGGCAACTGGATGCCCTCCATGGCCGAGAACATCAAACCGTTTGCCGCAGACAAGTCGGTCGAAACCGTTCGCCCCAATCTGGAAGGTGCGAAGTACACGCTTGCGACGAATGAAAAGGGTGCGGCGCTCGGTATCAAGGATTTCAAGGATATCGCCACGCACAAGGATGACCTCGACGGCAAGATCTACGGCATCGAGCCGGGCAACGACGGCAACCGACTGGTTATCGACATGGTCGACAAGAACACTTTCGGCCTGAAGGGCTTCGAAGTGGTCGAATCCTCCGAGCAGGGCATGCTGGCCCAGGTTTCGCGGGCCGACAAGGAAGGCAAGCCGATCGTCTTCCTCGGCTGGGCGCCCCATCCGATGAACACGACCTACAAAATGACCTATCTTACCGGCGGTGACGACATCTTCGGACCGAACTTCGGCGGTGCGACGGTCTACACGAACGTCCGCGCAGGTTATCTGCAGGAGTGCCCGAATGTCGGCACCTTCGTCAAAAACCTCGTCTTCTCGCTGCCGATGGAAAACGAGATCATGGGTAAGATCCTGAACGACGGCAAGGAGCCGGAAGCGGCTGCCACGGAATGGCTGAAGGCAAATCCGACCGCAGTCACCCCCTGGCTCGCCGGCGTCACCACCAAGGACGGCGGCGACGGGGCTGCGGCAGTCAAGTCCAAACTCGGCCTCTAACAACATTGGGGGATAAGGGGCGGCTCAACCGCCCCTTTCTCTTCCGATGAACGAGAGGCTGCTTCCTTCCTGTTGCGCCATCTATCGGGCAGTGTCCGCAGGCGCCATAGGCCGTTATTCTCCGGCGGCCCTATCCGGAACCATCTAAGACGCCCGGAATGGCCGCCCCAATGGTGGGCAAAGACGTGAACTGGTTAAACGATTACCGCATCCCCATCGGTCCATGGGCCAAGGCCGTCGTGGATTGGCTGACAAGCAATTTCATATGGTTCTTCGACGGCCTTTCCTTCATTGCCTCGCATGGAATCAAAGGACTGTTGTTCCTCCTTCAGGAGCCACATCCGCTGGTCGTCGTCGTCTTTTTCGCCGCCGTTGCCTACTGGTTGCGCCGGAGCATTCCGGTCACGATCCTGACCCTGGTCGGCCTGCTGATCACCATTAATCAGGGCTATTGGAAGGAAACGACGGAGACGCTGGCGCTGGTGCTGGCCTCCACTTTCGTCTGCATGCTCGTCGGAGTCCCCCTCGGCATCGCTGCAGCCCGCCGCCCCTGGCTCTACGCTTTCATGCGGCCAATCCTTGACCTGATGCAGACCATCCCGACCTTCGTCTATCTGGTGCCGGCGATGATCCTGCTCGGCCTTGGCATGGTCCCGGGCCTGATCGCAACCGTCGTCTTCGCCATCCCCGCATCGATCCGTATGACCCGTCTCGGCATCAT is part of the Rhizobium sp. CB3090 genome and harbors:
- a CDS encoding thymidine kinase — its product is MAKLYFHYSTMNAGKSTMLLQAAYNYQERGMRTVAFIAALDDRAGRGKIASRIGLEMEATPFDEADDLFAMADNLHAEEALACVFVDEAQFLSREQVWQLAHIVDRLGVPVMAYGLRTDFQGKLFPGSQELLTIADEMREVRTICHCGRKATMLVRLDGQGRVVHEGAQIEIGGSDKYVSLCRRHWEEAMAGE
- a CDS encoding cytochrome c family protein, with protein sequence MKLRCLAAVAAVLFSASAALADGDAVAGAAVFKKCAVCHTATEHENHVGPSLMGVVGRPVATVPDYNYSPAMKAFGADGKVWDEALLRKYLPSPQFLVKGTKMTFPGLKSDKDLDNLIAYLKSPAVAH
- a CDS encoding choline ABC transporter substrate-binding protein, with the translated sequence MIKMTLTSFAFASALSMLTLGATTASAAEPASCGTVHFADVGWTDITSTTATASVLLKALGYDTDVKVLAVPVTYQSLKNKDIDVFLGNWMPSMAENIKPFAADKSVETVRPNLEGAKYTLATNEKGAALGIKDFKDIATHKDDLDGKIYGIEPGNDGNRLVIDMVDKNTFGLKGFEVVESSEQGMLAQVSRADKEGKPIVFLGWAPHPMNTTYKMTYLTGGDDIFGPNFGGATVYTNVRAGYLQECPNVGTFVKNLVFSLPMENEIMGKILNDGKEPEAAATEWLKANPTAVTPWLAGVTTKDGGDGAAAVKSKLGL
- the choW gene encoding choline ABC transporter permease subunit, which produces MNWLNDYRIPIGPWAKAVVDWLTSNFIWFFDGLSFIASHGIKGLLFLLQEPHPLVVVVFFAAVAYWLRRSIPVTILTLVGLLITINQGYWKETTETLALVLASTFVCMLVGVPLGIAAARRPWLYAFMRPILDLMQTIPTFVYLVPAMILLGLGMVPGLIATVVFAIPASIRMTRLGIISTPPSLVEAAEAFGATPRQVLRKVEVPFALPQIMAGLTQTIMLSLSMVSIAALVGAPGLGVPVLRALNSVNVAKSFDSGACIVILAIILDRMFRAPGEGEKS